One Porphyromonas pogonae genomic region harbors:
- a CDS encoding adenosylcobinamide-GDP ribazoletransferase, translating into MLDRLLASLTLFTRLPFWRIKNIPAQAFERATDFWPVAGWITGGAMAITVWSTMYIVPVSIAVILAIIVRLLLTGAFHEDGLGDLFDGFGGGRDAEGILRIMKDSRTGSYGVVGMIIYYLLLFNTLILIPPTILSIALVVGDPLCKALTAQLTNLLPYARNIEESKTHTVYNRMGIGSFVICAITGLLPAIILLPTMYFAAFSLSIIIFAILVYMMKNKLSGYTGDCCGATFLLTELGFYMGVMVISILQTKGCI; encoded by the coding sequence ATGCTAGATAGATTATTGGCATCACTAACACTATTTACGCGGTTACCCTTTTGGCGCATAAAGAATATCCCGGCTCAAGCATTTGAGAGAGCCACAGACTTTTGGCCTGTGGCCGGATGGATTACCGGGGGGGCTATGGCAATTACGGTATGGAGTACCATGTACATTGTGCCGGTGTCTATTGCCGTTATCCTGGCTATTATAGTGCGTCTATTACTTACAGGTGCTTTTCATGAGGATGGACTGGGCGATCTATTTGATGGATTCGGAGGCGGCAGGGATGCCGAAGGTATCCTCAGGATTATGAAAGACTCTCGCACGGGAAGCTATGGAGTGGTAGGAATGATAATCTATTATCTGCTTCTTTTCAACACGCTCATTCTTATTCCTCCCACTATCCTATCCATTGCACTTGTTGTGGGAGATCCATTATGCAAAGCTCTTACAGCCCAATTGACAAACTTGCTACCTTATGCCCGCAACATAGAGGAAAGCAAAACCCACACTGTATATAACCGTATGGGGATTGGGTCATTTGTTATTTGTGCAATAACGGGTTTGCTACCGGCCATAATACTACTCCCGACAATGTATTTTGCAGCATTCTCTCTCTCCATAATTATATTCGCTATACTGGTATATATGATGAAAAATAAATTATCGGGTTATACAGGTGATTGTTGCGGAGCCACGTTTCTACTCACCGAGCTTGGATTTTATATGGGTGTTATGGTTATTAGTATTCTCCAAACAAAAGGATGTATATGA
- the cobC gene encoding alpha-ribazole phosphatase — MNIYLVRHTAVNVQAGTCYGHTDVGLKDSFEAEALEVKKQLETIKFDRVYSSPLRRCTHLAEACGYTDFIKDERLMELNFGNWEMQRFDDIKDPVLNDWYKDYINVIPTNGESFANQLKRTSEFMNELVMMKNIKNVLIFTHSGVQLCARVWNGEFKLNEAFEHTTGYGSIITLKTDVTD, encoded by the coding sequence ATGAATATATATTTAGTAAGACACACAGCTGTGAATGTACAAGCGGGGACATGTTATGGGCATACCGATGTGGGGCTCAAGGATTCATTTGAAGCAGAAGCTTTGGAGGTGAAAAAACAGTTGGAAACAATAAAATTCGACAGGGTGTACAGCAGTCCGTTGAGAAGATGTACGCATTTGGCAGAAGCTTGCGGATACACTGACTTCATCAAAGACGAGCGTCTTATGGAACTCAACTTCGGCAACTGGGAAATGCAACGCTTTGATGATATCAAAGATCCCGTTTTGAATGACTGGTACAAAGATTATATAAATGTAATACCTACGAATGGAGAATCCTTTGCTAACCAACTAAAAAGGACAAGTGAATTTATGAATGAACTTGTCATGATGAAAAATATCAAGAATGTGCTTATATTTACACATAGTGGAGTGCAATTATGCGCCAGAGTATGGAATGGAGAGTTTAAATTGAATGAAGCATTCGAACATACTACAGGCTATGGAAGTATAATAACCTTAAAGACAGATGTAACTGACTAA
- a CDS encoding DUF3108 domain-containing protein gives MKVRKARHRSINRFIKGNLFISKILFAVLFIGWCLQAKSQVVLNNNFAAINERIIYNTHFKWGGIKPRAGEASMTYGYYASGYRARVLFKTSSFFDNIYKMRDTLECYYNNSLLLTQGSKRVVENGTASIDNYQYKYSGGNTYAHMTRYKSGELTLDSTIMARKGLDMVALVMDVRSKKWENIASETAFTYNVFSGRSVVPVTLRYIGKEVIEVNKRKFNSYKIAVFVKDKAFAGDGQKADTFFWLSADRNKILLMGSMALKVGYAKIYVSNIMNTRYPLTSEIK, from the coding sequence ATGAAAGTCAGAAAAGCAAGACATCGTTCTATTAACAGATTTATTAAGGGTAATTTATTTATTTCAAAGATTCTATTTGCTGTATTATTTATTGGTTGGTGTCTTCAGGCAAAGTCACAAGTGGTATTAAACAACAACTTTGCGGCCATAAATGAAAGAATTATTTATAACACTCATTTTAAATGGGGAGGAATAAAGCCTCGTGCAGGTGAAGCCTCAATGACATACGGCTACTATGCTTCGGGATACAGAGCCAGGGTGCTTTTCAAGACATCCTCTTTCTTTGACAATATTTATAAGATGCGCGACACGCTGGAGTGTTACTATAATAATTCCCTTTTACTTACCCAAGGCTCAAAAAGAGTAGTTGAAAACGGCACTGCGAGTATTGATAACTATCAATATAAGTATTCAGGAGGCAATACTTATGCACACATGACCAGGTATAAATCGGGAGAACTCACACTGGACTCGACTATCATGGCTCGGAAAGGACTTGATATGGTGGCATTAGTAATGGATGTACGCTCAAAAAAATGGGAAAATATAGCGTCAGAAACCGCCTTTACATATAATGTTTTTTCAGGTAGATCAGTAGTCCCTGTAACATTGAGATACATCGGGAAAGAGGTTATAGAAGTCAACAAACGTAAATTTAACAGCTATAAAATAGCCGTCTTTGTGAAAGACAAAGCATTTGCGGGAGATGGGCAGAAGGCTGACACATTCTTTTGGCTCTCTGCCGATAGAAACAAGATTTTGCTCATGGGATCCATGGCTTTGAAAGTAGGATACGCCAAAATATATGTCTCAAATATTATGAATACAAGATACCCCTTAACCTCTGAGATAAAATAA